In the Devosia sp. SL43 genome, one interval contains:
- a CDS encoding DUF6544 family protein, which produces MKFLIFGLLALALVAIAVLLIMSNQFVAKIEALRKIVVAAQTSPPPEENTIPEIIRTFAVRNGATLGGPATVISQQQDEMTSGPGQPYFALQATQLSGTRKPGFVWEATATMALVVPIRVVDALAADDGLLEVRIAGAIPMVNAAGPDSDKGEMMRFLSELAWNPDAILNVAALKWRQIDERTVEVSIETAGGIAAVRHLFDANGDIVGIEADDRPYLLDGKTVPMRWIGRFRDYTQFGSYRVPRHGEVAWVLPEGEFVYFRGTITSFAAVE; this is translated from the coding sequence ATCGCCGTGCTCCTCATCATGTCGAACCAGTTCGTCGCCAAAATTGAAGCATTGCGCAAAATTGTCGTCGCTGCGCAGACCTCGCCGCCGCCCGAGGAGAACACCATTCCGGAAATCATACGCACCTTTGCGGTGCGCAATGGCGCTACCCTTGGTGGTCCCGCGACCGTCATCTCGCAGCAGCAGGACGAAATGACATCCGGCCCGGGCCAACCATACTTTGCTTTGCAGGCGACGCAGCTTTCTGGCACCCGAAAGCCCGGCTTTGTCTGGGAGGCGACCGCAACAATGGCGCTGGTCGTGCCCATTCGGGTAGTTGATGCGCTGGCAGCCGACGATGGTCTGCTGGAGGTTCGGATTGCTGGAGCCATTCCCATGGTGAACGCAGCTGGCCCTGATAGCGACAAAGGCGAGATGATGCGCTTTCTCTCTGAACTGGCGTGGAATCCTGACGCCATTCTCAACGTCGCGGCGCTCAAGTGGCGCCAGATCGATGAGCGAACTGTGGAAGTTTCGATCGAGACGGCAGGAGGGATTGCCGCAGTGCGGCATCTCTTCGACGCGAATGGCGACATCGTTGGCATCGAGGCCGATGATCGTCCTTATCTCCTGGACGGCAAGACTGTCCCTATGCGCTGGATTGGCCGTTTCCGGGACTACACCCAGTTCGGGAGTTATAGAGTGCCGCGCCACGGCGAGGTCGCCTGGGTCCTGCCCGAGGGTGAGTTCGTCTACTTTCGCGGCACAATCACCAGCTTCGCGGCGGTGGAATGA